The Daucus carota subsp. sativus chromosome 2, DH1 v3.0, whole genome shotgun sequence genome includes a window with the following:
- the LOC108209294 gene encoding serine/arginine-rich splicing factor SR45a isoform X2 has product MSYSRRSRYSTSPSSYRRYNRSVSSSRSRSRSLSSTRSRSYDSSEVENPGNNLYVTGLSPRVTKRDIEKHFSTEGKVEDVHLVVDPWSRESRGFGFVTMSSVEEAERCIKYLDRSVLEGRVIMVEKAKRRRGRTPTPGRYLGLREARGRRRSPSYSPDRRSFSSSYSSERDRSRSRSYSPNHYSRGRRSHSSYQSRRRGSHSPYYRRRRGSVSYSPSRSPYSRSPISRRGCYRDYSPDDRYYRRSRHYSPDDRYYRRSRHYSPDDRYYGRSRYRSSSRSISPRGYGYSRRRYSRSISPPHSFRRYSPSVSTSMSPPRRGRSYSYSPGYSQDSYPSGSRSLSPSYASSYSRSPSP; this is encoded by the exons ATGTCGTACTCCAGAAGATCCAG GTACTCCACCTCTCCTTCCTCATACAGGAGGTACAACCGATCGGTATCCAGCTCTCGGTCAAGGTCTAGGTCCCTGTCAAGCACTAGGTCAAG GAGCTATGATTCAAGTGAAGTTGAAAATCCTGGAAACAATCTCTATGTGACGGGATTATCCCCTCGGGTTACTAAGAGGGATATCGAGAAGCATTTCTCGACTGAAGGGAAG GTGGAAGATGTCCATCTTGTAGTTGACCCATGGTCCCGAGAATCTCGAGGATTTGGATTTGTCACAATGTCGAGTGTAGAGGAAGCTGAACGTTGCATCAAGTATTTAGACCGCTCCGTGCTTGAAGGTCGTGTCATCATGGTGGAGAAG GCCAAAAGGCGAAGGGGTCGTACACCAACTCCTGGGAGGTACCTTGGGCTGAGAGAAGCCCGTG GGCGTCGTCGATCTCCGAGTTATTCTCCTGATCGTAGGAGCTTTTCATCTAGTTACTCATCTGAACGGGACAGGAGCAGAAGCAGGTCATACTCCCCCAATCACTACAGTAGGGGTCGGAGATCACACTCTTCTTACCAGAGTAGGCGAAGGGGATCACACTCACCCTACTATAGGAGGAGACGCGGATCAGTCTCCTATTCACCGTCTCGCTCTCCATACAGCAGATCCCCGATAAGCAGACGTGGTTGTTACAGGGACTATTCTCCTGATGACCGTTACTACAGGAGAAGCCGCCATTATTCTCCTGATGACCGTTACTACAGGAGAAGCCGCCATTATTCTCCTGATGACCGTTACTACGGGAGAAGCCGCTACCGCTCCTCTTCACGAAGCATTTCTCCAAGAGGGTATGGGTATTCAAGGAGGAGATATTCCCGCAGCATTTCTCCTCCTCACTCTTTCAGGAGATATTCACCAAGTGTCTCTACTAGCATGTCCCCTCCTAGAAGAGGTAGAAGCTACTCTTACAGTCCTGGATACTCTCAGGACAGCTATCCTTCTGGGAGCCGTAGTTTGAGTCCATCTTATGCATCCTCCTACTCAAGGTCCCCCTCACCCTAG